One Hordeum vulgare subsp. vulgare chromosome 4H, MorexV3_pseudomolecules_assembly, whole genome shotgun sequence DNA window includes the following coding sequences:
- the LOC123446902 gene encoding protein PHR1-LIKE 3-like: MVSLIRRMMSNGKPTENSDSSYMSGIPTCCLLRAMQPTRSLLRWTDDLHMIFVEAVEYQGGPHEAKPTAVKQRMEAMGVAGLTIWNIKSHLQRYREKCGLGAEPPRDVLGSASPSKEVDNVTSEPETVVDSDTAMNLTELEMAKHLLMDDTEMVNNAFSADELQMMEKELMNAIQA, translated from the exons ATGGTGAGCTTGATTCGCAGAATGATGTCCAACGGCAAGCCGACAGAAAACAGTGACTCTTCTTACATGTCGGGCATACCGACCTGCTGCCTTCTCAGGGCAATGCAGCCGACAAGGAGTTTACTTCGCTGGACCGATGATCTCCATATGATCTTCGTTGAAGCTGTAGAGTATCAAGGAGGCCCTCATG AGGCGAAGCCAACTGCGGTGAAGCAGAGAATGGAAGCTATGGGAGTCGCAGGCCTGACAATCTGGAACATAAAAAGCCACCTCCAA AGATACAGGGAGAAGTGCGGCTTAGGAGCTGAACCTCCTCGGGATGTCCTAGGCAGTGCATCACCAAGCAAGGAAGTAGATAATGT GACATCTGAACCGGAGACGGTGGTGGACAGTGACACAGCAATGAATCTGACTGAATTGGAG ATGGCGAAGCATTTGCTTATGGATGACACGGAG ATGGTGAATAACGCTTTTTCTGCGGATGAGTTGCAG ATGATGGAGAAGGAACTGATGAATGCGATCCAGGCATGA
- the LOC123446906 gene encoding serine carboxypeptidase 1-like: MKFAAAALHVLLFIPALALHARASQEAHLTKFLLSRTTSSTTTSDPSLHDKPFLEIISDLRTDEYPVSDPGAQKASDKITALPGQPEGVDFGQYGGYVTVDSHNGRALFYYFVESPDDAMAKPLLLWLNGGPGCSSLGHGAMRELGPFRANRDGKTLTVNKHAWNKVANVIFLESPAGVGFSYSNTSSDYDRMGDPMAAQDAYIFLLNWLDRFPEYKARPLYITGESYAGHYIPQLAATILAHNNNNKSNNNNNNNNNTINLKGIMVGNPYLDKMKNLIGHYEYLWSHGAISDEVWADIASSCSIDRSSINVRCYHAVIECQDGILDHDNIYGPTCIIDANGSYYSSTYLPGYDPCSYVPTKAYLNSPQVQKALHARETKWLDCRSFEDFKDSPDTMVPTLKRLINRGLPIWLFSGDFDSVCPFTGTRYTVRDLNLSVVEPWRPWTAGHEVGGYVQQYARGFTFATCSSPSSQGSFLHSTGNTS, from the exons ATGAAGTTTGCTGCTGCTGCATTGCACGTTTTGCTTTTTATTCCCGCTTTGGCATTGCACGCCCGTGCATCTCAAGAGGCCCATCTCACAAAATTCCTTTTATCTAGAACAACGAGCAGCACCACCACTAGTGATCCTAGTTTACATGACAAGCCATTTCTCGAAATCATCAGTGACCTCCGAACAGATGAGTACCCGGTCTCCGACCCCGGCGCTCAAAAGGCGTCCGACAAGATCACGGCGCTGCCGGGGCAGCCGGAGGGCGTCGACTTCGGACAATACGGCGGGTACGTGACCGTCGACAGCCACAACGGCCGTGCTCTCTTCTACTACTTCGTGGAATCGCCCGACGATGCAATGGCGAAGCCACTCCTCCTGTGGCTCAACGGAG GGCCTGGATGCTCATCGCTCGGCCACGGAGCGATGCGAGAATTGGGTCCGTTCCGTGCAAACAGGGATGGAAAAACCCTCACGGTGAACAAGCATGCCTGGAACAAGG TGGCCAATGTCATCTTCCTGGAATCACCCGCCGGTGTGGGATTCTCCTACTCCAACACCTCCTCCGATTACGATAGGATGGGGGATCCAATGGCTGCCCAGGACGCCTACATCTTCCTTCTCAACTGGCTCGACAGGTTCCCCGAGTACAAGGCGCGCCCCTTGTACATCACCGGGGAGAGCTACGCCGGCCACTACATCCCCCAACTCGCCGCCACCATCTTagcacacaacaacaacaacaaaagcaacaacaacaacaacaacaacaacaacaccattaaTCTCAAGGGTATCATGGTCGGCAACCCTTACCTCGACAAGATGAAGAACCTCATAGGGCACTACGAGTACCTGTGGAGCCACGGTGCCATCTCCGACGAGGTCTGGGCCGACATCGCCAGCAGCTGCAGCATCGATCGCTCCTCGATCAACGTGAGGTGCTACCATGCCGTCATCGAATGCCAAGACGGCATCCTGGATCACGACAACATATACGGTCCCACCTGCATCATCGACGCCAACGGCTCCTACTATTCCAGCACTTAC TTGCCCGGGTATGATCCGTGCAGCTATGTGCCTACCAAGGCCTACCTCAACAGCCCTCAAGTTCAGAAGGCTCTCCATGCCAGAGAAACCAAATGGCTCGATTGCAG ATCCTTTGAGGATTTCAAGGACTCACCGGACACCATGGTGCCAACCTTGAAACGGCTAATCAACCGCGGCCTGCCCATATGGCTCTTCAG TGGGGATTTCGACTCCGTTTGCCCCTTCACCGGCACGAGGTACACGGTCCGCGACCTCAACCTCTCCGTCGTGGAGCCGTGGCGCCCGTGGACAGCCGGGCACGAGGTAGGGGGCTATGTCCAGCAGTACGCCCGAGGGTTCACCTTCGCCACCTGCTCCAGTCCTTCCTCACAGGGATCCTTCCTCCATTCAACAGGGAATACTAGCTAG
- the LOC123446905 gene encoding cationic amino acid transporter 3, mitochondrial, whose amino-acid sequence MALQIGGGGGGLRGLMRRKPVDSDRARAEGQQQQLAKELNVLELVAIGVGSTIGAGVYVLVGTVAREHAGPALAVSFLIAGIAAALSAFCYAELASRCPSAGSAYHYSYICIGEGVAWLIGWSLVLEYTLGGSAVARGISPNLALFFGGPDSLPWILARHQLPWFDIIVDPCAAALVLAVTALLCLGIKESSFVQGIVTILNACVMLFVIIAGCYIGFQIGWDGYKVTDGYFPYGVNGVLAGSATVFFAYIGFDTVASTAEEVKNPQRDLPLGIGAALSICCFLYMMVAVVIVGIVPYFAMDPDTPISSAFAKHGMQWAMYVVTSGAVLALCSTLMGSLLPQPRILMAMARDGLLPSFFSDVNKQTQVPVKGTVVAGICAAALAFFMDVSQLAGMVSVGTLLAFTIVAVSILILRYVPPEEVPLSSSQRESMGLNQEYDEEKGRDPLGDEIRDTSQIKDLIVTEPMKDPLLEKKQYKGTMDEMKRRKIAAFSIGSVCLGVLVLTASASATWLPFLPLCIGCIVGGVLLIPGLVVLCWIDQDDGRHSFGHSGGFMCPFVPFLPVVCILINTYLLINLGGDAWLRVGIWLLIGILVYIFYGRTRSSLVDVVYAPVAKADARRSSSGFMS is encoded by the exons ATGGCATTGCAgattggcggcggcggcggcgggttgCGGGGCCTGATGCGGCGGAAGCCGGTCGACTCCGACAGGGCCCGCGCCGaggggcagcagcagcagctcgccAAGGAGCTCAACGTCCTCGAGCTGGTCGCGATCG GGGTTGGTTCGACAATTGGAGCTGGAGTATATGTTCTTGTCGGAACAGTTGCCAGGGAGCATGCTGGTCCAgcattggcagtttcgttcctgaTAGCTGGAATAGCTGCTGCACTTTCAGCATTCTGTTATGCCGAGCTTGCTAGCCGTTGCCCCTCTGCTGGAAGCGCCTATCACTATTCATATATCTGCATTGGCGAAGG CGTTGCCTGGCTGATTGGCTGGTCTTTAGTGCTGGAATATACTCTTGGCGGATCTGCTGTTGCCCGTGGCATATCCCCCAATTTA GCCTTGTTTTTTGGAGGACCAGATAGCTTGCCATGGATTTTAGCACGGCATCAACTTCCATGGTTTGACATTATTGTTGATCCCTGTGCTGCTGCTCTTGTTCTTGCTGTCACTGCTTTATTATGCCTAGGGATAAAAGAG AGCTCGTTTGTACAAGGGATTGTGACCATTCTGAATGCCTGTGTGATGCTATTTGTGATAATAGCAGGTTGTTATATTGGTTTCCAGATTGGATGGGATGGCTATAAGGTCACTGACGG GTATTTTCCGTACGGAGTAAATGGAGTGCTTGCTGGATCAGCAACTGTTTTCTTTGCATACATCGGCTTTGACACAGTAGCCAGTACTGCTGAGGAG GTGAAGAACCCACAACGAGATCTACCTCTGGGAATAGGAGCAGCATTGTCTATTTGCTGTTTCTTGTACATGATGgtcgctgttgttattgttgggatTGTACCGTATTTTGCTATGGACCCAGATACACCTATTTCATCCGCCTTTGCAAAACATGGAATGCAGTGGGCAAT GTATGTTGTCACGAGTGGTGCTGTTCTTGCACTGTGTTCAACCTTGATGGGCTCACTTCTTCCACAG CCTAGAATACTGATGGCCATGGCAAGAGATGGACTGTTACCATCTTTCTTCTCCGACGTGAACAAGCAGACACAAGTACCTGTCAAGGGCACAGTTGTGGCTGGTATCTGTGCTGCTGCTCTAGCGTTTTTCATGGATGTTTCTCAGTTGGCAGGAATG GTCAGTGTGGGCACACTCCTCGCGTTCACCATAGTGGCAGTATCGATCTTGATACTCAGATATGTTCCTCCAGAGGAGGTCCCTCTATCATCATCTCAGCGAGAGTCAATGGGTTTGAACCAAGAATATGATGAAGAAAAGGGCAGGGATCCACTTGGAGATGAGATCCGCGACACATCTCAAATAAAGGATTTGATTGTGACAGAACCAATGAAGGACCCTCTTCTCGAGAAGAAGCAATACAAAG GCACGATGGATGAGATGAAGCGTCGAAAGATAGCCGCTTTCAGCATAGGGTCTGTTTGTCTAGGAGTTCTGGTCCTCACGGCTTCAGCTTCTGCCACATGGCTACCTTT CCTACCGCTTTGCATTGGTTGCATTGTTGGCGGTGTGCTACTCATACCTGGTCTTGTTGTACTCTGCTGGATTGACCAAGATGATGGCAGGCACTCTTTTGGTCATTCTGGAG GATTCATGTGCCCCTTTGTTCCGTTTCTACCTGTTGTGTGCATCCTCATAAATACATATCTGTTGATAAACCTGGG CGGTGATGCGTGGCTGAGAGTCGGGATATGGCTGCTGATAGGTATTCTCGTCTACATTTTCTACGGGCGAACCCGCAGCTCGCTAGTCGACGTTGTGTACGCCCCTGTGGCTAAGGCCGATGCACGCAGGAGTTCATCTGGTTTCATGTCCTAG
- the LOC123446901 gene encoding chlorophyll(ide) b reductase NOL, chloroplastic, whose amino-acid sequence MATVAASLPLRAAAGAGPAPSRLPPSDAAFFPGRPWQRGLAARARPRDPAGWSRAEALSGGGAGGGPPRREPMAPPYNVLITGSTKGIGYALARKFLKAGDNVVICSRSAERVESVANDLKKEFGEQHVWGTVCDVREGKDVKALVDFARDKLEYIDIWINNAGSNAYSYKPLVETSDEALIEVITTNTLGLMLCCREAINMMWKQPRGGHVFNIDGAGSDGRPTPRFAAYGATKRSVVHLTKSLQAELQMNEMNNVVVHNLSPGMVTTDLLMSGATTKQAKFFINILAEPPDVVADYLVPNIREIPTNQSMKPTYIRFLTGLKAYSRIFSRIAFGARRNKYVAED is encoded by the exons ATGGCCACCGTCGCCGCCTCGCTCCCGCTCCGGGCGGCCGCCGGCGCGGGCCCGGCGCCGTCCCGCCTGCCGCCCTCCGACGCAGCCTTCTTCCCGGGCCGCCCGTGGCAGCGCGGGCTGGCGGCGAGGGCCCGCCCCCGGGACCCCGCGGGGTGGTCCCGGGCGGAGGCCCTCtccggcggcggcgccggcggaggGCCGCCGCGGAGGGAGCCCATGGCGCCTCCTTACAACGTCCTCATCACCGGCTCCACCAAAG gTATAGGATATGCACTGGCAAGGAAGTTTCTCAAGGCTGGTGATAATGTtgtaatatgctcaagatcag CTGAAAGGGTGGAATCTGTAGCCAATGACTTGAAAAAGGAATTCGGAGAGCAGCATGTGTGG GGGACTGTCTGTGATGTTAGAGAAGGAAAGGATGTAAAGGCGCTTGTGGATTTTGCACGTGACAAGCTGGAGTATATCGATATCTGG ATCAACAATGCCGGATCAAATGCATATAGTTACAAACCATTGGTGGAAACCTCTGATGAGGCTCTAAT TGAGGTGATCACCACTAACACTCTTGGATTGATGCTATGTTGCCGTGAG GCAATAAATATGATGTGGAAGCAACCTCGAGGCGGTCACGTATTTAACATTGATGGTGCTGGCTCTGATGGAAGGCCAACCCCAAG GTTTGCTGCTTATGGTGCAACGAAGAGAAGTGTGGTGCACCTTACAAAGTCTCTACAG GCTGAGTTGCAGATGAACGAAATGAATAATGTCGTGGTGCATAATTTGTCG CCTGGTATGGTTACAACTGATCTTCTTATGTCTGGTGCCACCACAAAGCAA GCAAAGTTTTTCATCAATATATTAGCTGAACCTCCTGATGTG GTCGCGGATTACCTTGTTCCAAACATCAGGGAAATCCCTACCAATCAATCCATGAAGCCGACTTACATCCGCTTTCTCACAGGCTTGAAAGCCTACTCCAGAATATTTTCA AGAATTGCTTTTGGTGCTCGTAGGAACAAGTATGTTGCCGAGGATTAG
- the LOC123446903 gene encoding UDP-glycosyltransferase 73C6-like, with product MHHGHLIPAVDAALQLAAHGALASIVVTPSYATRLRPTVESSGLPVWLVELPLDLAGTDDVGRIPLDEEAAYLLTASRLRDPLERHLRAHAPPATCIVSDICHPWTAGLAAGLGVPRLSFLGMSAYCLMCLQTEHHAAAMHNAYAAMDPYWHLMPEDPVEVKMPTAAPGFLRLPSYEKLAYAVERACADVDGVVLNTFLELEPGTVVDCAEVRNVAVWAVGPVSLFHRHEHAAALAARGNVPALDADECMQWLDGKAPSSVVYVSFGSSIVHADPKQVVEIGLGLEASGHPFIWVVSSSPEKADQDTDHEVGRFLEELEARVAGRGLLIRGWSPQLLVLSHASVGGVVTHCGWNSMMEAVAAGLPMVTWPHLAHQFLNQTLAVHSMETGVGIGVEWSEEEEGVEVALVERWVVEEAVRSIMGGEDEAVERRRRATALARTAREAVREGGSAFINLRRLVKHYQAVMPEDASTWSPQI from the coding sequence ATGCACCACGGCCACCTGATCCCGGCTGTGGACGCGGCGCTGCAGCTGGCCGCCCATGGCGCGCTCGCAAGCATCGTCGTCACGCCGTCCTACGCTACGCGCCTCCGCCCCACGGTTGAGTCGTCTGGCCTGCCGGTGTGGCTCGTAGAGCTCCCGCTCGACCTCGCCGGCACCGACGACGTCGGCCGGATCCCGCTGGACGAGGAGGCCGCCTACCTCCTCACCGCGTCGCGCCTTCGGGACCCGCTGGAGCGACACCTCCGCGCCCACGCGCCGCCCGCGACGTGCATCGTGTCCGACATTTGCCACCCGTGGACGGCAGGCCTCGCCGCCGGCCTCGGTGTCCCGCGGCTCAGCTTCCTCGGCATGTCTGCCTACTGCCTCATGTGCCTGCAGACGGAGCACCATGCTGCGGCCATGCACAACGCCTACGCCGCCATGGACCCCTACTGGCACCTCATGCCCGAggatccggtcgaggtgaagatgcccaccgccgcccccgggTTCCTCCGGCTGCCTTCCTACGAGAAGCTGGCGTACGCCGTCGAGCGGGCGTGCGCCGACGTCGACGGCGTCgtcctcaacaccttccttgagcTGGAGCCGGGGACGGTGGTTGACTGCGCGGAGGTCAGGAATGTCGCTGTGTGGGCCGTCGGTCCGGTGTCACTCTTCCACCGTCATGAGCACGCGGCGGCGCTGGCGGCGAGAGGGAACGTGCCCGCCCTCGACGCCGACGAGTGCATGCAATGGCTTGACGGCAAGGCGCCGTCCTCTGTCGTCTACGTGAGCTTCGGGAGCAGCATCGTGCACGCGGACCCGAAGCAGGTGGTGGAGATCGGGCTCGGCCTCGAGGCGTCGGGGCACCCGTTCATCTGGGTGGTATCATCATCACCGGAGAAGGCCGACCAGGACACTGACCATGAGGTCGGCAGGTTCCTCGAGGAGCTGGAGGCCCGGGTCGCCGGCCGCGGGCTTCTGATCAGGGGCTGGTCGCCGCAGCTGTTGGTCCTCTCCCACGCGTCGGTGGGCGGCGTCGTGACGCACTGCGGGTGGAACTCGATGATGGAGGCGGTCGCGGCGGGGCTTCCGATGGTGACATGGCCGCACCTTGCGCACCAGTTCTTGAACCAGACCTTGGCCGTACACTCGATGGAGACCGGCGTGGGCATCGGGGTGGAgtggtcggaggaggaggagggggtggaggTGGCGCTGGTGGAGCgatgggtggtggaggaggcggtgaggagcatcatgggcggggaggacgaggcggtggagagacggaggAGGGCGACGGCGCTCGCGAGGACGGCGAGAGAGGCCGTCCGGGAGGGAGGGTCGGCGTTCATCAACCTGCGTCGTTTGGTGAAGCATTACCAAGCAGTGATGCCCGAGGATGCATCAACATGGTCACCTCAGATATGA
- the LOC123446904 gene encoding uncharacterized protein LOC123446904 produces MAPAAAAPAPAATACSSSASSARPPSTASSSQSPPRRTVPALLLFISLAALLILSSGEAHDPDADSGRPLKDVSLEYPEVTFAPSSMGGIFCERIRISKIPRWQFQSYANQIHIRMNVSHSLPEKFHWKIQICFHGNVSTGLCQCEMGEWQALQGGTWNAVKSPYNSRYVDVKLTDKKSAVFSLSIQEELQKWRLACLGIGFVLLFLSPIVSKWAPFYYSSSMALGILLVVLIVLFQGMKLLPMGKKGLFYLTIYGSVLGVGSYAAHYFSSVVASILENFGLSEEMHNPVSIFLLVAVVLTGAGFGYWMVRRYIISKDGCVDAGIAQFVKWAMRVVGMFFVMQSTLDPILAFAALAATSWVCSVLTTKKVHKPTAPKRKQSNVSSHPRFTQVSPNTRQVQFLSPSSRAGTGRATTTQYGWNYLANGGLASSALVKRLAPNQDEDYYSTFHNIEPRKYSKREWEEFTEESTRNALMEHTATPEFAQWAADNAHRLRVERDDSSEDESIETSSGSSEEAEKGGKASSLLGRFM; encoded by the exons ATGGCCCCCGCCGccgcggcgccggcgccggccgcCACCGCCTGCTCCTCGTCGGCGAGCTCCGCGCGCCCgccctccaccgcctcctcctcccagtCGCCGCCCAGGCGCACGGTCCCGGCGCTCCTCCTCTTCATCTCCCTCGCCGCTCTCCTCATCCTCTCCTCCGGCGAGGCCCACGACCCCGACGCCGACTCCGGGCGCCCCCTCAAAG ACGTTAGCTTGGAATATCCGGAGGTGACTTTTGCTCCCTCATCCATGGGTGGAATTTTCTGTGAGCGAATCCGCATATCTAAAATACCAAGGTGGCAGTTTCAAAGCTATGCAAATCAAATACATATAAGAATGAATGTCTCGCATTCATTGCCAGAAAAGTTCCATTGGAAAATACAGATTTGCTTTCATGG GAATGTTTCTACCGGTCTGTGCCAATGTGAGATGGGTGAATGGCAAGCTCTGCAAGGTGGCACGTGGAATGCTGTCAAGTCTCCGTAtaacagcagatatgttgatgtgAAACTTACTGATAAGAAATCTGCTGTCTTCAGCCTTTCCATTCAAGAAG AGCTTCAGAAGTGGCGTTTAGCTTGCCTTGGTATTGGATTTGTTCTGCTATTCCTGTCACCCATCGTTAGTAAATGGGCACCATTTTACTATAGCAGCTCTATGGCTCTTGGAATCCTACTTGTGGTGCTGATTGTCCTTTTCCAG GGGATGAAACTGCTACCAATGGGCAAGAAAGGTTTATTTTACCTTACAATTTACGGATCTGTT TTGGGTGTTGGCTCCTACGCTGCACACTACTTCTCCTCAGTGGttgcttctattctggaaaacttTGGCTTGAGTGAGGAGATGCACAATCCT GTGTCAATCTTCCTGCTGGTAGCAGTTGTCTTGACTGGAGCTGGTTTTGGCTATTGGATGGTGAGGAGATATATCATTTCAAAAGATGGCTGTGTTGATGCCGGGATAGCACAGTTTGTCAAGTGGGCTATGCGTGTTGTTGGAATGTTCTTTGTTATGCAG AGCACACTCGACCCTATTCTAGCATTCGCTGCTCTAGCTGCTACCTCGTGGGTTTGCTCTGTATTGACAACAAAGAAAGTTCACAAGCCAACGGCACC GAAGCGAAAACAATCAAATGTTTCTTCTCATCCAAGGTTTACTCAAGTATCACCGAACACTCGCCAGGTCCAGTTCTTAAGTCCATCATCAAGGGCGGGTACTGGAAGAGCCACAACAACACAGTATGGTTGGAACTATTTAGCCAATGGAG gTCTGGCCTCCTCAGCACTGGTAAAGAGGCTAGCACCCAATCAAGACGAAGACTACTACTCCACCTTCCACAACATCGAACCACGGAAGTACTCAAAGAGAGAATGGGAGGAGTTCACCGAGGAATCGACCAGAAACGCACTGATGGAGCACACAGCCACCCCAGAGTTTGCCCAATGGGCTGCTGACAACGCTCACCGGCTGCGGGTGGAGCGGGACGACTCGTCCGAGGACGAGTCGATTGAGACCTCCTCAGGCTCTTCCGAAGAGGCCGAGAAAGGCGGAAAAGCTTCTAGTCTGTTGGGCAGGTTCATGTGA